The Desulfomicrobium orale DSM 12838 genome includes a window with the following:
- the ruvB gene encoding Holliday junction branch migration DNA helicase RuvB translates to MTPNQNEEHIRPRTLDDFIGQDDVRGNLKIYLQAARDRGQHLDHCLLYGNPGLGKTTLAQIMASELGVNLVSTSGPVLERSGDLAAILTSLNRHDLLFIDEIHRMPAVVEEILYPGMEDFKLDLIVGQGPGARTVKIELEPFTLVGATTRLGLLTSPLRDRFGVICRLEFYSPEELSLIVSRAARILGVRISDDGALEIGRRSRGTPRIANRLLRRVADYAQVAGEDTIDAEVAARGLDIMDVDARGLDLMDRKILECIIGSFGGGPVGVKTIAAACSEEVRTIEDIYEPYLIQCGFLKRTPRGRVATAKAYQHIDGGLKLRS, encoded by the coding sequence ATGACCCCGAACCAGAACGAAGAACATATCCGCCCGCGCACTCTGGACGATTTCATCGGTCAGGACGACGTGCGCGGCAATCTGAAAATATACCTGCAAGCGGCCAGAGACCGGGGACAGCATCTGGATCACTGCCTGCTGTACGGCAATCCCGGCCTGGGCAAGACCACCCTGGCCCAGATCATGGCCAGCGAACTGGGCGTGAATCTGGTTTCCACCTCCGGCCCCGTGCTGGAGCGCAGCGGCGACCTGGCCGCCATCCTGACCAGCCTGAACCGGCACGACCTGCTCTTCATCGACGAAATCCACCGCATGCCCGCCGTGGTGGAGGAAATCCTGTATCCCGGCATGGAAGACTTCAAGCTCGATCTCATCGTGGGCCAGGGACCTGGCGCGCGCACGGTCAAAATAGAACTTGAGCCTTTCACTCTGGTCGGAGCCACTACCCGTCTGGGACTGCTCACTTCGCCCCTGCGGGACCGCTTCGGGGTCATCTGCCGGCTCGAATTCTACTCGCCCGAAGAGCTGTCCCTCATCGTCTCCCGCGCCGCGCGGATTCTGGGTGTACGCATTTCGGACGACGGTGCCCTGGAGATCGGCCGCCGCTCGCGCGGCACGCCGCGTATCGCTAACCGTCTGCTGCGCCGTGTGGCCGACTACGCCCAGGTGGCCGGAGAAGACACCATCGACGCCGAAGTGGCGGCCAGGGGACTGGACATCATGGACGTGGACGCCAGAGGCCTCGATCTCATGGACCGCAAAATTCTGGAATGCATCATCGGCAGTTTCGGCGGCGGCCCAGTGGGCGTCAAAACCATTGCCGCGGCCTGTTCCGAAGAAGTGCGGACCATAGAGGACATTTACGAGCCCTATCTCATCCAGTGCGGTTTTCTGAAGCGCACACCCAGGGGGCGGGTAGCCACGGCCAAGGCGTATCAGCACATCGACGGCGGTCTGAAGCTTCGGAGTTGA
- a CDS encoding DVU3141 family protein translates to MPSFHPPQAGPALVLIFFAALMLAGCGHTVSEPPISEPAPLGPMEAFLAAELPGQSIVLDDPEFGENIRVTVEDMFVSANGEHCKRGTVLSSHGNAEVVVICRDKNGYWKMAPRVWGHAIEP, encoded by the coding sequence ATGCCATCTTTCCATCCGCCCCAAGCGGGACCGGCCTTGGTTCTGATATTTTTCGCAGCCCTGATGCTGGCTGGCTGTGGGCACACCGTCAGTGAGCCCCCCATTTCGGAACCCGCTCCGCTGGGCCCGATGGAAGCATTTCTGGCGGCCGAGCTTCCCGGACAGTCTATCGTTCTGGATGATCCAGAATTCGGAGAGAACATCCGCGTCACAGTGGAAGATATGTTTGTTTCCGCCAACGGCGAACACTGCAAACGCGGGACAGTGCTGTCCAGTCACGGCAATGCCGAGGTAGTCGTCATATGCCGCGACAAAAACGGATATTGGAAAATGGCTCCCAGAGTCTGGGGGCATGCCATCGAACCCTGA
- the thyX gene encoding FAD-dependent thymidylate synthase, whose protein sequence is MRIIRPSFSFMYLPDGEFILAHLEQAARTCYKSEDKAGPDTARQLLARIVRLGHESVLEHASVTVRIVCDRGVTHELVRHRLCSFSQESTRYANYGHSRFGNEITVIRPFFWKEDEERYALWQTAMQACEDAYLRLVEAGASAQEARSVLPNSLKTEIVTTTNIRQWRHIFRLRCDKAAHPQMRQIMLPLLSAFRTRIPLLFDDLAERFAQDAAELGDRGAVLQ, encoded by the coding sequence ATGAGAATCATCAGACCCAGCTTTTCCTTCATGTATCTGCCCGACGGGGAGTTCATTCTGGCCCACCTCGAACAGGCCGCACGGACCTGCTACAAGTCCGAGGACAAGGCCGGACCGGATACCGCCCGCCAGCTTCTGGCCCGCATCGTCCGTCTGGGACACGAAAGCGTGCTGGAGCACGCCTCGGTCACGGTACGCATAGTCTGCGACCGGGGCGTGACCCACGAACTGGTCCGCCACCGCCTGTGTTCCTTCTCCCAGGAAAGCACCCGCTACGCCAATTACGGGCATTCCAGATTCGGCAATGAAATCACCGTGATCCGGCCGTTTTTCTGGAAAGAGGACGAGGAGCGCTACGCTTTGTGGCAAACGGCCATGCAGGCCTGTGAGGATGCCTACCTGCGTCTGGTCGAGGCCGGAGCCTCGGCCCAGGAGGCTCGCAGTGTCCTGCCCAACAGTCTGAAAACCGAGATCGTGACCACCACCAACATCCGCCAGTGGCGGCATATTTTCCGGTTGCGTTGCGACAAGGCCGCCCACCCGCAGATGCGGCAGATCATGCTGCCGCTTCTGTCGGCTTTCCGTACGCGCATTCCGCTTCTTTTCGATGATCTGGCCGAGCGTTTCGCACAGGATGCGGCAGAACTCGGCGACCGGGGCGCGGTGTTGCAGTAA